In Ostrea edulis chromosome 4, xbOstEdul1.1, whole genome shotgun sequence, a single window of DNA contains:
- the LOC125668291 gene encoding uncharacterized protein LOC125668291 isoform X2, with the protein MSTRKLELSKYVRMALENELKETTKAIDEDDINALLKTDGIALSPRETIIGYPSYPLCREISNMLQQWMENKYCPVSDLPKYELLDEQSYTEAREANFKTITPLLVGLQSLWELWSDEETAYRVKEILLILGKRGMLDLLGVRKTVGTKDLWPVSRELLVKSFTAKHGPNSEISVGARALSKHFHRDSSTSWWGGCTGNNATWINIHWLPHDVYIIEARQEEGYGARWTADGSSFRGFLEPQMVDGHAVGWKH; encoded by the exons ATGTCAACAAGAAAGCTTGAACTATCCAAATATGTCCGTATG GCTCTAGAGAATGAACTGAAGGAGACAACAAAAGCAATCGATGAAGATGACATCAATGCATTGTTAAAGACGGATGGAATTGCCCTCAGTCCAAGGGAGACAATCATTGGATACCCATCCTACCCACTGTGTAGAGAGATAAGCAACATGCTGCAACAATGGATGGAAAACAA ATATTGTCCTGTTTCTGATCTCCCAAAATACGAACTCCTGGATGAGCAGTCGTACACAGAGGCCAG AGAAGCTAACTTTAAAACCATCACCCCCCTTCTGGTGGGCCTACAGAGTCTATGGGAACTGTGGTCAGATGAAGAAACCGCTTACAGAGTCAAGGAAATACTTCTA ATTCTGGGTAAGAGAGGAATGCTGGATTTACTAGGGGTGAGGAAGACCGTGGGTACCAAGGATCTGTGGCCCGTCAGTCGAGAACTCCTAGTCAAGTCATTTACCGCAAAACACGG TCCAAATTCAGAGATTTCTGTGGGGGCAAGAGCACTCTCAAAGCACTTCCACCGGGACAGCTCAACGTCCTGGTGGGGAGGGTGCACAGGAA ACAATGCCACTTGGATCAACATCCACTGGTTACCA CATGACGTTTACATCATAGAAGCCAGGCAGGAAGAAG GCTACGGTGCTCGGTGGACCGCGGATGGTTCGTCCTTCAGAGGTTTCCTGGAGCCACAGATGGTGGATGGACATGCAGTTGGATGGAAGCACTGA
- the LOC125668291 gene encoding uncharacterized protein LOC125668291 isoform X1, producing the protein MSTRKLELSKYVRMALENELKETTKAIDEDDINALLKTDGIALSPRETIIGYPSYPLCREISNMLQQWMENKYCPVSDLPKYELLDEQSYTEAREANFKTITPLLVGLQSLWELWSDEETAYRVKEILLILGKRGMLDLLGVRKTVGTKDLWPVSRELLVKSFTAKHGPNSEISVGARALSKHFHRDSSTSWWGGCTGSEKQKNEYALSILNKILDNATWINIHWLPHDVYIIEARQEEGYGARWTADGSSFRGFLEPQMVDGHAVGWKH; encoded by the exons ATGTCAACAAGAAAGCTTGAACTATCCAAATATGTCCGTATG GCTCTAGAGAATGAACTGAAGGAGACAACAAAAGCAATCGATGAAGATGACATCAATGCATTGTTAAAGACGGATGGAATTGCCCTCAGTCCAAGGGAGACAATCATTGGATACCCATCCTACCCACTGTGTAGAGAGATAAGCAACATGCTGCAACAATGGATGGAAAACAA ATATTGTCCTGTTTCTGATCTCCCAAAATACGAACTCCTGGATGAGCAGTCGTACACAGAGGCCAG AGAAGCTAACTTTAAAACCATCACCCCCCTTCTGGTGGGCCTACAGAGTCTATGGGAACTGTGGTCAGATGAAGAAACCGCTTACAGAGTCAAGGAAATACTTCTA ATTCTGGGTAAGAGAGGAATGCTGGATTTACTAGGGGTGAGGAAGACCGTGGGTACCAAGGATCTGTGGCCCGTCAGTCGAGAACTCCTAGTCAAGTCATTTACCGCAAAACACGG TCCAAATTCAGAGATTTCTGTGGGGGCAAGAGCACTCTCAAAGCACTTCCACCGGGACAGCTCAACGTCCTGGTGGGGAGGGTGCACAGGAA GCGAGAAACAGAAAAATGAATATGCATTGTCAATTCTGAATAAAATTTTAGACAATGCCACTTGGATCAACATCCACTGGTTACCA CATGACGTTTACATCATAGAAGCCAGGCAGGAAGAAG GCTACGGTGCTCGGTGGACCGCGGATGGTTCGTCCTTCAGAGGTTTCCTGGAGCCACAGATGGTGGATGGACATGCAGTTGGATGGAAGCACTGA